The DNA segment AATGCAACTCTATGACCAATATTTCCAAAACCAATAACACCTAGTTTTTTTCCATAAAGTTCATTACCATACCAATCTTCTCTTTTCCATACTCTATCAATTTTTAATTGATTATGAGCATAAGGAAACTTTCTCATACAAGAAAGCATATGAGCCATTGTAAGTTCAACTGCAGCAATCGTGTTTGCAGTTGGAACATTCATAGCAATTATTCCTCTTTTACTACAACCATCAATATCAACATTATCATAACCTACACCAGCTCTAATAATTGCTTTTAAATTAACAGCTGCATTTAAAAACTTTTCATCAACGTCTGTTGATGATCTTGTAATTGCAACATCAGCATCTTTTATAACGTCTAATAATTTAACTTTATCAATATCAGCTGCAAAAACATAATTTATGTCTTCACAGTTTTTTAAAATATTTAATCCAGCTTCGTGAATATGATCACAAACTACAATTGTATGTTTACTCATCAAAATATTCCTAATTATTTTATTTGGTCTTTAATAATATCACCTAAAGTCATAGATGAGTCATCATTCACCGACTTTAACATCTCTCTTTCTTGTTGTTGCTCCAATCTTTTAACTGATAATCTAACTCTATTTTTTTTAGTATCAATATTAATTATCACAGCTTTAACTTCATCACCAATTTTAACTTCGTCAGCTTTTAGTGGTCCAAAATCTTCAGTTCTAATTAATCCATCAAGATTGTTTTCAAGTTTTATAAATAAACCAAAATCTTTAATGTCTTTTACATTACCTGTAATAATATCACCAAGTTTATAAGCATCTTGGAATTTTTTAGCAGGAGATTCAGCTATTTCCTTAATAGAAAGTGAAATATTTTCTTTTTCTCTATCAATTTTAATTATTTTAACTTCTACTTCATCACCTTTTTTGAATAGGTTTTTACATTTTGCATTTGGTTCCCAACTAGCTTCTTCATTGTGCAATAAACCATCAACATTTCCAATACTTACAAAAGCTCCAAAATCAGTTAAAGTAGCAATTTTACCTTTTATAACATCTCCCACTTTATGCTCATTTACAAATTTAGTAAATGGTTTTTCTTGAAGATTTTTTAAAGATACTCTTAATCTTTTTTGGTCGATATTTAATTCGATTACTTCAACATTGATTTCATCACCAATATTTAAAATCTCTTTTGGATTTTTTATATTTTTATTCCAAGATAATTCAGAAATATGTAGTAAACCTTCAATATCATTTCCTAAATCAACGAATGCACCATAAGATTCAAAGTTAGAAACAGTAACAGTAATTGTATCACCAACTTCTAATTGATCTTTAATATCTTCCCAAGGATTAGATAAAGCAGCTTTTATAGAAAGACTTAAATGTTGTTTTGCTTTATCATATGATAAAACAACAACAGAAACTGTATCTCCTTCAGAGTAGTAGTTTGCAGGATTAACAGGACCTTTGTATGATATTTCATTGTAGTTTACTAAACCATCAATTCCACCTAAATCAACAAACATTCCATAAGAAGTTATTTTTTTGATTGTTCCATTTATTGTAGATTTGTTTTCTAAAATTTCTGAAATCTTACTATCTTTTACAGATTTTTCTTCTTCAATTAATTTTTTTCTAGAAACAATAATTGAGTTTTGATTTTTATTTACTTTTAAAACTTTAGCTTTAACGTTTTTACCTATTGCTCCAATAGTTTTCATGTAAGATTGTGCAAGTGGCATGAAATATTCACAACCATCAGCATCTTCAATTGTGAAACCACCTCTTTGCTTGATTCCAACAATTTTACCTTCAATTACTACATCTTCAAAGTTTTCTCCATGAGCTTTGATGAAGTTATCAAATTTCTCTTTTTGTAAAACTTTTTTATGTGAAATACTAGGTCTCTCACCTCTATTTCCCATAAGCATAACAGGGATTGTATCACCCACTTTATACTTTATTTCTCCAGCAACTGTAATTTCAGATATTGGCAGTAAACCTTCAATTTTTTGTCCAACATCAACTAAAACTCTATCAGCACTAATTTCAACTATTACACCATCAACTACAGAATTATTTTCTGCTTGCTCAAAAGACTCATTAAGCATTTGCTCAAAATCAAAGTCTTCACCTAAATCAATATCATCCATACGCATTTTATACCTTCTTGTTTACCAGTTTTTTTAAAATTGGACGATTATACAAAAATGTGGCTTAAATTTTCTATTTGAATGATTCAATTTTATCAATCACTTTTTGGATAACCCAATCAGGCGTACTTGCACCAGCAGTTATTCCACAAAATTCTTTGTTTTTAAACCATGAATTTTCTAGTTCAGTTTCATTTTCTATTAGGTGAGAATCTTTACAATTTTCTAGACAAATTGAGTGTAATTGTTTTGTATTTGATGAACTTTTTCCACCAATTACAATCATTACATCAGCTTTTTTTGAAATCTCTCTAGCCGCATCTTGATTTTCAAAAGTTGCATCGCATATTGTGTTAAATACTCTAACTTCTTTATTTTTTAGAATTAAAGCATTTATTATTTCCAAATAGCACTCTTTTTTCTTTGTAGTTTGTGCAACACAAGCAATTTTCTTATTTTTAAATATTATTTTTTCTAAATCTTTAACTGATAAAACAACATGAACATCTTCTAAATCAGCTGCATAAGACATAACACCCTTCACCTCAGGATGCTCTAAATCTCCAAAAATTAGAATTGAATAGCCCTCTTTAGACATATTTTTTACAATATTTTGAGGAGTTGTAACAAATGGACAAGTTGCATTTATAACTTTTTTTGCACTTTTTCTAAGTTCTTTTAAATCATTTTTCGGAATACCATGAGTTCTTATGATTACAGTATCATTTGGTTTTACATCACTTAAATTTGAATAAAGTCCAACATTAAAATCATTTTTTAGTCTATTAATTTCATCTTGATTATGAATTAGTGGACCCATTGTTGCACTATTTTCATACTTTTGTGCAATATCTATGGCTCTTTTTACTCCAAAACAAAATCCATAGTTACTAGCAAGTTCTATTTTCAAAGTTTATCCTTAATATAATGAATCCAAAATTTCTTTGAAGTTTGGAAAAGATGAGTTTATACAATCTGTGTCATTTATTTCCATATCACAATTAAGTCCTGCAATTGAAAAGCTCATAGCAATTCTATGGTCTCCAAAAGAATCAATTGTAGCTTTATGTAATGCTCCACCTATTATTTCATACCCATCTTCAAATTCAGTGTAGTTAACTCCACAAAGTTTTAAATTATTTACAACAGCACTAATTCTGTCACTTTCTTTTACTCTTAACTCTTTTGCATTTTTAACTATAGATTTTCCTTTTGCTAAGCTCATAGCAATACTAAGAGCAGGTAGTTCATCTATTAACCAAGAGATATTTTCACTTACTTCAACGCCATTTAGTTCATTTCCAATTACTTCAATATCTCCAATAGGCTCATATACATTTTCTTTTTCAATAAAGTTTACAATAGCACCCATTTTTTGAAGTATTATATAGGCTTCAACTCTTGTTGGATTTAAAGAAGCATTTTTAATAACAACTCTTGATCTTTTAGAGATAGCGGCTGCAACAGCAAAGAAAAATCCACTTGATGGGTCTGTAGGTACAGTTATATTTAAAGGTTTTAAATGAGATTTTAGTGGTTCAATATTTATAAATCCTTCACTATCTGTGAAAATATTGGCTCCCATTCCACAAAGCATTCTTTCTGTATGATCTCTTGTTAATTCATTTTCTTTATATTTGCTAATTCCTTTTGCTCTTAATGCGGCTAAAATCATAGCTGACTTAACTTGAGCAGAGTCTACAGGTGAAATATAAGTAAAAGGAGTTAAATCTTTTACTCCTCTTATAAAAAGAGGGGCTTTATTTCCATTTTCTCTTCCATCAATATTTGCTCCAATACTTCTTAATGGATCTGCAACTCTTTTCATAGGACGACTTCTAAGATACTTGTCACCAGTTAATACAAAACTTCCATCTACACTTGCTAATAAACCACAAAAAAGTCTCATAGCAGTTCCAGAATTTCCACAATCAAGTATATCATTTGGTTCAACTAAATTGTCAATAGGAGTTATTTCAACGTCACTTCCATTTCTTACAATTTTTGCACCTAATTGTTCAACTATTTTTAAAGTATTTAAAGTGTCTTCAGCAGTTAAATAGTTTTTTATATATGATGTTTGGTTAGAAAAAAGTGAAAACATCGCACATCTATGTGAGATTGATTTATCACTTGCTATATTTTCTATTGTTATATCAAAAGGTTTTGATAATTTTTTTATGCTAAAATTTTCCACTTTTTTCCTTTTTTATTATCTTAATGTAATATTTAATTTCTTATTTAAAATATCTAAAATAGAGTTGATAACTAAATTGATATCTTCATCTTCTAAAGTTTTTTCATTACTTTGAAGTGTAAATCTAATAGTTAAACTTTCAAACTCTCCTAATTTCTCATCACTATAAATATCAATTAAATTAAATTGTTTAATTAAAGAAATATTTAATGAATTGATAGCTTTTTTAATTTCTTTAAATTCAAGATTTTTAGGAGCTATAATACTTAGGTCTTTTCTTGAAGCTTGAAATTTAGAATATGAAGAAGCTTTTGTTAAATCATTTTTAACTGCTTCAAAATCTATTTGAGCAACAAATGTATCGTTTAAATCATAATCATTAGCAACACTAGGATGAAGTTTTGATATAAATCCTACAATATTATTATCAATAATTATATTTGCACTTTGATATGGATGTATAAATTTATTATCAATATTTTGCATTGTTTCTAATTCAAACTCACCAATTGTATTTAAAACTTTTTTAGCAAAAGAGAAAAAATCCATATTTTTTGGCTTACCAGCATTGCTAACATCTTCTTGTTCAGCAGCACCACTATGAATAAATGCAATTTTTTTACTCTCTTTTCTATTTTCGTCAAAAATAGTTCCAATTTCGAAGAAACTAGCTTTTCTTCCACCTGTTTTAAAATTATTTGAACAAGCTTCGACTAAATTTAGTAACAAAGTAGTTCTATATGTATTTAATTCTTTTACAATAGGATTAACAATTTCCAAATCTTCTTTTACAGTTTTAAAACCATATTTAACTAAATTTTCTTTAGAAGTAAATACATAAGTTAAAGTTTCAAAAAAACCATTTTCAACTGCTTTACATCTAATTTTGTTCTTTTTTAGTAAATCTAAGCTAGTTTTATTTACTCTATTTACTTCATCAATACAAAGAGGTTTTGATTTTATATTGTCAATACCAATTATTCTAATTATCTCTTCTGTAATATCTGCAACATTTTTTATATCATGTCTATAATATGGAACTTTTATTGATAGTGTATCTTCAATTGGTTCTTTTACTTCAAAACCTAAAGATATTAAAATTTTTTCAATTTCATTTTTTTCAATTTCTTGACCAATAATAGAATTTATTTTTTTTATATTTGCATCAACAAATAACTTTTCTTTATCATCAATATAATCAATAGAACCTTTATATAAAGTTCCACCCAATTTTGAAATAAGGTTTGACAAATAATCTAATCCAAGGCTAATATTTGGTTCACTTCCTCTTGAAGATTTATAAAAAACATCTGAAGTTTTTATTTTTTTATCAAATACTAATTTTGAAATTAACTCTGGATTTACATAAGATGCTTCAAGTAAAAACTCATTTTCTACTTCTTCGAAATTATTTTGTAAAACAGAAGGTTTACTTAAAATTTGTGAATTAAAATAGATTGTATCAAAACCATTATCATCTTTTTTAATTTCTAAAATAGAAGATTTTGATTTTGGATATGCATTTAAAATAACACCACAAGAGTGTGTAGTATAACTTAAAATATTTTTTATATCTTTATTCTCTTCGTATTTTTTTATAGTAGATAATCTTAGTTTTTTAATTAGATCTAAATTGAAACCAGATAAATCGGCTGCTTTAAAAACTAAAGAAGAGTTAATTTTATTGTCACAATTTATTTTAAAATTTTGACCAATACTTGATTCATTGTAATGTATATATTTGTCTAATTCATTTAAAGGGATTTCATAAAATGCACTAAGTTCTCTCGCAATTCCTAAAATACTTAAACAATCACCTCTATTTGGAGTAAGACCTATTTCTATAATATCATCATTTAAAGTAGGATAATCCTTTAACTCTTTACCTAAAGTGAGTTCTCCTATTGAATTATCAAGAATCATAATTCCATCATTTATTTTAGGAAGACCAAGTTCTGTTGAAGAACAAATCATTCCATTAGATTCAACTCCTCTTAATTTTGCTGCTTTTATTTTAAAATCTTCTCCTAAAACAGCTCCAATAGTTGCAACAGCAACAATTTGTCCTGCATCTACATTGCTTGCCCCACAAACAATTTGAGTAACTTCATTTCCTATATCAACTTGGCAAACATTTAATTTATCAGCATCAGGATGTTTTTCTTTACTTAAAACTTTTGCAACAACTACTTTTTCAGGAATAGTATTTCTTTCTAAACTATCAACTTCTAAACCTATACTATTTAAAGTTTTACAGATTTCATCTGTACTTATATTCGATATATTTATAAATTCTTCTAACCATTTTCTTGTAATTATCATTTGAATTGTCCTAATAATCTTGTATCACTTTCAAATAGTGATCTTAAATCTCCAATACTATGAATTAACATAGCAAATCTTTCTATTCCTAAACCAAATGCATAACCTGATTTATCTTTATATCCAACTGCATCAAAAACATTTTGGTCTACAACTCCACAACCTAAAACTTCTAACCATCCTGTTTGTGAACATACTCTACAACCATCACCTTTACAAAATACACATGAAATATCAACTTCAGCAGATGGTTCTGTAAATGGGAAATATGAAGGTCTAAATCTTACATCAACTTCACCAAACATATGTTGTAAGAATTCAACTAAAACATGTTTTAAATTAGCAAAAGATATCTTATCTGCATCATCTACAACTAGTGCTTCTATTTGATGAAACATTGGAGTATGAGTTATATCAAAATCTCTTCTAAAAACAGTTCCTGGCGCGATCATTCTAATAGGAGCTTTTTGGCTTAGCATAGTTCTTATTTGCACTGGAGATGTATGAGTTCTTAGTAAAGTGTAATCTTTATTGTAAAATGTATCTGCCATATCTCTTGCTGGATGATATTCTGGTAAATTTAACGCTTGGAAATTGTGAAAATCATCTTCTACTAAAGGTCCTTCTTCAACTGCAAAATTTAAATTTAAAAAATAGTTTACTATTCTATTCATTGTCTCAGCAACTGGATGATAAGCACCACAAGAAAGCTCGTTATTAAATTTTGTAACATCTATTTTTTCTGATTCTAATTTCTTGTTTAAAGCTTCAAATTCAAGTTCAACTTTTTTGATATCAAGTGCTTTTGTTATTTGTTCTTTTTGTAAATTTAATTTTTCTGCAAATGATTTCTTTTCTTCTGCAGGAATATCTTTCATTTTTGTAAATTCTATTGTTAGAACACCCTTTTTACCTAGAGTATCAACTCTTAAATTTTCAAGCTCTTCAAGAGATTTAGCATTTTGTATTTTTTCAATCCAAAGAGTCACTTTTTTTCCTATTTATTAAATTATTTTTTTATTCTTAAAGTCACGATTGTACCTGATTTTTTATTAGAGTTTGGTTATAATGAAACAGTATTATTTTAAAGGAAAAATGATGTGTATATTTTGCAAAATAGTTAATAAAGAGATACCAAGTAATATTATATTAGAAGATGAAAATTTCTTATCTTTCCATGATATAAACCCTACTAGAAAAGTTCATGCTTTAGTTATTCCAAAAGCTCATTATAGCTCTTTTGAAGATGCTCCAAGTAGTATTATGGGTTCTATGAGTGATTTTATAAAAAAAGTTACAAAAGAATTAAATATAACCGAGTCAGGTTATAGAATGATTACAAATATTGGAATACATGGAGGGCAAGAAGTTCCTCATTTACATTTTCATATAATTGGTGGAGAAAGTGTAGGAAGATTAGTTAGGGAAAAGAACGATTTGTAAGATAAACCATTTGGTTTATCTTACTCTTGAAAAGAACCTAAATTCATAATTTTTTGGTATTTTTTTTCTCTTCTTTGTTCAGGAGTTAATTTTTTAAGTTCTTCAACTGAATTCAAAAAGTATTCTTTTAAAGCCATTATAGCTTCATCTTTCTTTCTATGAGCACCAATTAAAGGCTCATTCACAACATCATCAATTAAATTTTGTTGTTTTAAATTATCTGATGTAATTTTTAAAGCTTGTGCTGCAGTTTCAACTTTTGATGGATCATTCCATAAAATTGCACTACATCCCTCTGGAGAAATAACCGCATAAACAGAATATCTCATCATTGCAAGTTTATCAGCAATAGAAATAGCTAAAGCTCCACCACTACCACCTTCTCCAATTACAACTGATACTGTAGGAGTAGTTAAATTTGCAAATTCGTAAAGATTTTTTGCTATCGCTTCACTTTGGTTTCTTTCTTCTGCCCCAAGACCTGGATATGCACCCGGAGTGTCAACTAACATTAGAATTGGAATCTGAAATTTTTCAGCCATTTGGGCAGCTCTTAAAGCTTTTCTATATCCTTCAGGACTAGGCATTCCAAAATTTCTTTTTAATTTCTCTTTTGTTCCTCTACCTTTTTGCTCACCAATTATTAAAGCCCTTTGTTTTCCAATAAAACCTAAATAGCATACAATTGCATTATCATCAACAAAGTGTCTATCTCCATGAATTTCATAAGCATCAGTCAACATACCATTAATATAATCAAGAGCATAAGGTCTATCAGGATGTCTTGCAAGTTGAAGTTTTTGATAATCATTTAAATTTTTAAATGTCTTTTCAACTTCTTTATCAAGTTTTTTGTTTAATATTTCAACAGCAGGCTCATCTGCCCTAGCTTTTGCTGTTAAAATTTCTTCTTCAATTTTTCTTATTTTATCTTCAAATTCTAAGTAAGTTGCCAATATTTTTCCTTATAGAAAAGAGCATTTTAGCTCTTTAAGGTTTAGATTTATTTTGTAAATTTTTTAAAAATTACAGAACCGTTTGTTCCACCGAAACCAAAATTATTACTCATAACAGTTGTTAATTCAACTTTTCTTGCAACGTTTGGAACAACATCTAAATCGCATTCAGGATCTTGGTTTTCAACATTAATTGTTGGAGGAATAACTCCTTCATTTAAAGCTTTTATCGCCATTATAGCTTCAATTGCTCCAGCAGCTCCAAGGCAGTGACCAATTTGTCCTTTTGTTGAAGATACAGGAGGACAATTTTCTTTTCCTCCAAATGCTTCTTTTATAGCTGCAGTTTCGTTTTTATCACCAACTGGAGTTGATGTACCATGAGTATTTATATAATCAATTTTTGGATATTCACCAGTTATATTTTTTGCCATTTCAAGAGCACTTCTCATAGCTCTTAATGGACCATCTGTTACGGGTGAAGTTATGTGGTTTGCATCACCACTTTCTCCAAAACCAATAATCTCACAATAAATTTTTGCACTTCTTTCAAGAGCGCTTTCAAGAGTTTCTACAACTAGTGCACCTGCACCTTCCCCCATAACGAATCCATCTCTATCCATATCAAATGGTCTAGATGCTTTTTTAGGGTCATCATTTCTTGTAGAAAGAGCTTTCATAGCAGCAAAACCACCAACACCAGCTCCACAAATTGCGCTCTCTGCACCTACAACTAAAATTCTATCAGCACCACCTAATGCAATAGTTTTAACTGCATCATTTAATGCATGAGTAGAAGCAGCACATGCAGTAACATGTCCTAGTGAAGGTCCCTTTAGATTATGTTCAATTGATATAAATCCACTTAGCATATTTGCTAAAGATGAAGGTATAAAAAATGGAGAAATTTTTCTTGAACCTTTTGTATCACAAATTGTAGAATTTTTTTGAATTGTACTTAATCCACCAATTCCAGAACCAGAGATAATGCCAAATCTAGGAGCATCTTTTTCATCAACTTTTTTATTTTCTGATGTAATAAATCCACTATCAATCATAGCTTCTTTAGCTGCTTTTATACCTAATTGAATGAATCTATCAGCTTTTTTTACTTCTTTTTTATCCATTACAGTTTCAGGATCAAAATTTTTCACTTCTCCTGCAATTTGTACAGAAAAATCGCTAATATCAAATAGTGTTATTGTATCAATTCCACAAACACCATTTACAGCCGCTTCGAAAGATTCATTTACGCTGTGACCTATAGAATTTATTGTACCTAGACCTGTAATAACAACTCTTTTCATCTAATTATGCTCCAATGTTTAATTTGTTTAATTATTAATTTAAATTATTCAATTTTTTTAAAAAAAAACTCAATAGTAGAAATTTTAAATGAAAGAATAAATCTTTCATTTAAGTAAAGCGCTTAATTACGCGTTATTTTCGATGTACGCTATTGCATCAGCAACAGTTAAGATTTTTTCTGCATCTTCGTCTGGAATTTCGATGTCAAATTTTTCTTCTAAAGCCATTACAAGTTCAACAACATCTAGTGAATCTGCACCTAAATCTTCAATGAACTTTGAATCTTCTTTAACTTCAGCTGGATCGCAATCTAATTGCTCTACAACAACCGCTTTTACATCATCTAATAATGCCATATCTTTATCCTTTTATAAAATTAATTGCAAATTATAGCAAAAAAGTTTTTAAAACCCTTTAAAATTTTTAAAATTATAGTTTAAAGCTATGCTTTAAACGTATAATCCACCATTTACTTTTAATATTTCACCTGTAATATAAGATGAGTGATCACTTAATAAAAATGCTACCGCATCAGCTATTTCTGAAGGATTTCCAAATCTCGAAAGGGGAATATTTTTTTCATATTCAGCTTTTACTTCATCTTTTAATAAATTTGTCATATCTGTTTGAATAAAACCAGGTGTTACTGCATTATATCTAATATTTCTACTAGATGCTTCTTTAGCAAATGATTTAGTCATTGCATTTAGCCCACCTTTTGATGCTGAATAATTTGTTTGTCCAGGATTTCCCATTTCTCCAACTATTGAAGATATGTTTACAATAGACCCAAATCTTTTTTTACCCATAACTTTTAGAGCTTCTCTGCATCCAATAAATGCTGAAGTAAGATTTGCATCTAAAACTGATGTAAAATCTTCCACACTCATTCTTAGAGCTAATTTATCTTTTGTAATTCCTGCATTATTTACTAAATAAGAAAGTTCTCCATCACTGTCAATTATAGTTTTAATTGCATTTACAAATTCTTCTTCAATAGTAACATCAGCTTTAATAATTGCAGCTGTTCCACCAGATTTTTCAATAAGTTCTTTTACTGCTTCAGCTTCTTCAATTTTACTTCTATAATTTATCCATACTTTTAAACCATAACTAGCTAAAGTTTGAGCAATTTGTGCACCAATACCTTTGCTAGCACCAGTTATTAATACATTCTTACCACTAAATTTCATATATATATCCTTTTTATTTTTACTTATACTTTTTTATTATAACAATAATTTTATTAGATTAAACTCCTCTTTTATTATCCCATAATCTAATATGAAGTCTATCTGAATACTTAAATCCATATTTTATGGCAAGGTTTACTACATTTAAAGAGTTCCTATCAATATTTTCAGCAGTATCACCTAGAGGCATTAAAAAAATTTCACAAGATGGAATATCTTTTATAATTTCTTTAATCTCAACAATTGCATTTGTTAAAAAATCATCACCAATTACAAATTTTAGATAAGATTCTTTTGTATTAGTTAAAATTTTTGTTAAAGTTAGTTTGTTTACTCTTTTTTTCAAAGGTTCCAAAGAGTTACTTAATTTTACGCTCATAGAAAATAAAATTTTATTTTGATATTCTTTTGTAAAATCTATATTTAATGAGCCATTTGTTTCTATAGTAACTTTATGATTCCTATTTATATAATATTCAAGTAGTTTCTGAAATTCATCATTGTTCCAATATAAAAGAGGTTCTCCTCCTGTTATTACAATATCGATT comes from the Aliarcobacter cibarius genome and includes:
- a CDS encoding 4-hydroxy-3-methylbut-2-enyl diphosphate reductase, encoding MKIELASNYGFCFGVKRAIDIAQKYENSATMGPLIHNQDEINRLKNDFNVGLYSNLSDVKPNDTVIIRTHGIPKNDLKELRKSAKKVINATCPFVTTPQNIVKNMSKEGYSILIFGDLEHPEVKGVMSYAADLEDVHVVLSVKDLEKIIFKNKKIACVAQTTKKKECYLEIINALILKNKEVRVFNTICDATFENQDAAREISKKADVMIVIGGKSSSNTKQLHSICLENCKDSHLIENETELENSWFKNKEFCGITAGASTPDWVIQKVIDKIESFK
- a CDS encoding 30S ribosomal protein S1 — encoded protein: MRMDDIDLGEDFDFEQMLNESFEQAENNSVVDGVIVEISADRVLVDVGQKIEGLLPISEITVAGEIKYKVGDTIPVMLMGNRGERPSISHKKVLQKEKFDNFIKAHGENFEDVVIEGKIVGIKQRGGFTIEDADGCEYFMPLAQSYMKTIGAIGKNVKAKVLKVNKNQNSIIVSRKKLIEEEKSVKDSKISEILENKSTINGTIKKITSYGMFVDLGGIDGLVNYNEISYKGPVNPANYYSEGDTVSVVVLSYDKAKQHLSLSIKAALSNPWEDIKDQLEVGDTITVTVSNFESYGAFVDLGNDIEGLLHISELSWNKNIKNPKEILNIGDEINVEVIELNIDQKRLRVSLKNLQEKPFTKFVNEHKVGDVIKGKIATLTDFGAFVSIGNVDGLLHNEEASWEPNAKCKNLFKKGDEVEVKIIKIDREKENISLSIKEIAESPAKKFQDAYKLGDIITGNVKDIKDFGLFIKLENNLDGLIRTEDFGPLKADEVKIGDEVKAVIINIDTKKNRVRLSVKRLEQQQEREMLKSVNDDSSMTLGDIIKDQIK
- the accA gene encoding acetyl-CoA carboxylase carboxyl transferase subunit alpha, whose amino-acid sequence is MATYLEFEDKIRKIEEEILTAKARADEPAVEILNKKLDKEVEKTFKNLNDYQKLQLARHPDRPYALDYINGMLTDAYEIHGDRHFVDDNAIVCYLGFIGKQRALIIGEQKGRGTKEKLKRNFGMPSPEGYRKALRAAQMAEKFQIPILMLVDTPGAYPGLGAEERNQSEAIAKNLYEFANLTTPTVSVVIGEGGSGGALAISIADKLAMMRYSVYAVISPEGCSAILWNDPSKVETAAQALKITSDNLKQQNLIDDVVNEPLIGAHRKKDEAIMALKEYFLNSVEELKKLTPEQRREKKYQKIMNLGSFQE
- the acpP gene encoding acyl carrier protein, which codes for MALLDDVKAVVVEQLDCDPAEVKEDSKFIEDLGADSLDVVELVMALEEKFDIEIPDEDAEKILTVADAIAYIENNA
- a CDS encoding beta-ketoacyl-ACP synthase II, encoding MKRVVITGLGTINSIGHSVNESFEAAVNGVCGIDTITLFDISDFSVQIAGEVKNFDPETVMDKKEVKKADRFIQLGIKAAKEAMIDSGFITSENKKVDEKDAPRFGIISGSGIGGLSTIQKNSTICDTKGSRKISPFFIPSSLANMLSGFISIEHNLKGPSLGHVTACAASTHALNDAVKTIALGGADRILVVGAESAICGAGVGGFAAMKALSTRNDDPKKASRPFDMDRDGFVMGEGAGALVVETLESALERSAKIYCEIIGFGESGDANHITSPVTDGPLRAMRSALEMAKNITGEYPKIDYINTHGTSTPVGDKNETAAIKEAFGGKENCPPVSSTKGQIGHCLGAAGAIEAIMAIKALNEGVIPPTINVENQDPECDLDVVPNVARKVELTTVMSNNFGFGGTNGSVIFKKFTK
- a CDS encoding histidine triad nucleotide-binding protein is translated as MCIFCKIVNKEIPSNIILEDENFLSFHDINPTRKVHALVIPKAHYSSFEDAPSSIMGSMSDFIKKVTKELNITESGYRMITNIGIHGGQEVPHLHFHIIGGESVGRLVREKNDL
- the pheT gene encoding phenylalanine--tRNA ligase subunit beta, whose protein sequence is MIITRKWLEEFINISNISTDEICKTLNSIGLEVDSLERNTIPEKVVVAKVLSKEKHPDADKLNVCQVDIGNEVTQIVCGASNVDAGQIVAVATIGAVLGEDFKIKAAKLRGVESNGMICSSTELGLPKINDGIMILDNSIGELTLGKELKDYPTLNDDIIEIGLTPNRGDCLSILGIARELSAFYEIPLNELDKYIHYNESSIGQNFKINCDNKINSSLVFKAADLSGFNLDLIKKLRLSTIKKYEENKDIKNILSYTTHSCGVILNAYPKSKSSILEIKKDDNGFDTIYFNSQILSKPSVLQNNFEEVENEFLLEASYVNPELISKLVFDKKIKTSDVFYKSSRGSEPNISLGLDYLSNLISKLGGTLYKGSIDYIDDKEKLFVDANIKKINSIIGQEIEKNEIEKILISLGFEVKEPIEDTLSIKVPYYRHDIKNVADITEEIIRIIGIDNIKSKPLCIDEVNRVNKTSLDLLKKNKIRCKAVENGFFETLTYVFTSKENLVKYGFKTVKEDLEIVNPIVKELNTYRTTLLLNLVEACSNNFKTGGRKASFFEIGTIFDENRKESKKIAFIHSGAAEQEDVSNAGKPKNMDFFSFAKKVLNTIGEFELETMQNIDNKFIHPYQSANIIIDNNIVGFISKLHPSVANDYDLNDTFVAQIDFEAVKNDLTKASSYSKFQASRKDLSIIAPKNLEFKEIKKAINSLNISLIKQFNLIDIYSDEKLGEFESLTIRFTLQSNEKTLEDEDINLVINSILDILNKKLNITLR
- the pheS gene encoding phenylalanine--tRNA ligase subunit alpha produces the protein MTLWIEKIQNAKSLEELENLRVDTLGKKGVLTIEFTKMKDIPAEEKKSFAEKLNLQKEQITKALDIKKVELEFEALNKKLESEKIDVTKFNNELSCGAYHPVAETMNRIVNYFLNLNFAVEEGPLVEDDFHNFQALNLPEYHPARDMADTFYNKDYTLLRTHTSPVQIRTMLSQKAPIRMIAPGTVFRRDFDITHTPMFHQIEALVVDDADKISFANLKHVLVEFLQHMFGEVDVRFRPSYFPFTEPSAEVDISCVFCKGDGCRVCSQTGWLEVLGCGVVDQNVFDAVGYKDKSGYAFGLGIERFAMLIHSIGDLRSLFESDTRLLGQFK
- the aroA gene encoding 3-phosphoshikimate 1-carboxyvinyltransferase — its product is MENFSIKKLSKPFDITIENIASDKSISHRCAMFSLFSNQTSYIKNYLTAEDTLNTLKIVEQLGAKIVRNGSDVEITPIDNLVEPNDILDCGNSGTAMRLFCGLLASVDGSFVLTGDKYLRSRPMKRVADPLRSIGANIDGRENGNKAPLFIRGVKDLTPFTYISPVDSAQVKSAMILAALRAKGISKYKENELTRDHTERMLCGMGANIFTDSEGFINIEPLKSHLKPLNITVPTDPSSGFFFAVAAAISKRSRVVIKNASLNPTRVEAYIILQKMGAIVNFIEKENVYEPIGDIEVIGNELNGVEVSENISWLIDELPALSIAMSLAKGKSIVKNAKELRVKESDRISAVVNNLKLCGVNYTEFEDGYEIIGGALHKATIDSFGDHRIAMSFSIAGLNCDMEINDTDCINSSFPNFKEILDSLY